The following are from one region of the Coffea eugenioides isolate CCC68of chromosome 2, Ceug_1.0, whole genome shotgun sequence genome:
- the LOC113762812 gene encoding putative invertase inhibitor: MRPSISSALLITLFLLCFIHGATSQENLIRESCRTFAKDDPNINFNFCTTSLQAAPASHCAALRGLGTISFRLIRYNVTDTRCMIRQLLKGKKLDPYVRQCLNDCFELYSDAIDTMKQAMKAYNTKRFADANIEISSIMDAATTCEDGFNERKGVVSPLTKRNNDTFELSAIALNVMRILQTRSD, from the coding sequence atgaGGCCTTCCATCTCCTCTGCCCTCTTGATCACTTTATTCCTCTTGTGTTTCATCCATGGAGCCACCAGCCAAGAGAATCTGATCAGGGAAAGTTGCAGAACATTTGCCAAAGATGATCCAAACATCAACTTCAATTTCTGCACAACTTCTCTCCAAGCTGCACCAGCTAGCCACTGTGCTGCTCTTCGCGGCCTGGGGACGATTTCCTTCAGGCTGATCCGGTACAACGTTACTGATACAAGGTGCATGATCAGACAATTGCTCAAGGGCAAGAAGCTGGATCCTTATGTCCGGCAGTGCTTGAATGATTGCTTCGAGCTTTATTCAGATGCAATAGACACTATGAAGCAGGCCATGAAAGCTTACAATACTAAAAGATTCGCCGATGCTAATATAGAGATAAGTTCGATTATGGATGCAGCAACAACTTGTGAAGATGGTTTCAATGAGAGAAAAGGTGTAGTTTCACCATTAACAAAGAGAAATAACGACACCTTCGAGTTGTCTGCAATAGCACTTAATGTCATGCGTATTCTTCAGACACGGTCAGACTAA